A genomic window from Bdellovibrio sp. SKB1291214 includes:
- a CDS encoding S8/S53 family peptidase, which produces MALNLRRLVAPLILLLSSVAHSFVELEDRQPLDVEGGRLTPYWAQEYIGADLVKEELRRISDLKPVPFAIYDGGFEKQYIHLLRDIPVDREEDRGRKMRANHGTKVANLINGRGMISVSELVDYVQLRRVNPGAFYFQAIEEISKLQNPPMIISNSMGWPGEKVTALAEKLDHQGLIWVLAGGNNHPEPVESYEQTPHVIIAGSYSPRGLQTIYSQESKELDILAPSDDYLASINASGEADLFGATSGAAPLISGTIANLKALLPSLNRAQADLLLKRTAHPSLHRLYSNINHAGLLNSYKAVRVAMKVRELCDSEASCVAKELESKRNFTFPPLAMSDAIKSVCNNPTQVLNKEDTETLRKNFLLNSEKVEYSKMLACAYRNEGYSINADYYENMALIRTSPAKLQDKIRIQAGEAVIHNYSESAALRDLNLLDANFKKALQTAIKQDTGLGRFNAEIYLNRLKSIKPIQLPAYVP; this is translated from the coding sequence ATGGCATTGAACCTTCGTCGCCTTGTTGCGCCTTTAATTTTGCTACTCTCTTCTGTGGCCCACAGTTTTGTGGAGCTTGAGGACCGCCAGCCCTTAGACGTCGAAGGCGGAAGGCTTACACCTTATTGGGCACAGGAATATATCGGTGCGGACCTTGTGAAAGAAGAACTTCGCCGGATCAGTGACTTAAAACCAGTCCCCTTTGCCATATACGATGGGGGCTTTGAAAAACAGTACATCCATCTTTTACGGGATATTCCTGTCGACCGCGAAGAAGACCGTGGCAGAAAGATGCGCGCTAACCACGGGACTAAAGTTGCTAATCTCATCAACGGGCGTGGAATGATCTCCGTTTCAGAACTCGTTGATTACGTCCAACTTCGTCGAGTGAATCCCGGTGCGTTTTATTTCCAAGCTATCGAAGAAATCTCAAAATTACAAAATCCTCCCATGATCATCTCGAATTCCATGGGGTGGCCAGGGGAAAAGGTCACAGCCCTTGCCGAAAAACTAGATCATCAAGGTTTGATCTGGGTTTTAGCGGGAGGTAATAACCATCCCGAGCCCGTCGAAAGCTATGAGCAAACACCACATGTGATTATTGCAGGATCTTATTCTCCCCGTGGGCTGCAAACGATCTATTCGCAAGAATCAAAAGAGCTCGATATCTTAGCTCCCTCTGATGATTATTTGGCTTCAATCAACGCCAGTGGTGAAGCTGATTTATTTGGGGCGACCAGTGGGGCCGCGCCCCTTATTTCTGGAACTATTGCAAATCTTAAGGCGCTGCTGCCTTCGCTAAATCGCGCGCAGGCGGATTTACTTCTAAAAAGAACGGCTCATCCGTCACTACACAGGCTGTATTCAAATATTAATCACGCAGGTCTTTTAAATAGCTATAAAGCAGTGCGTGTTGCGATGAAAGTGCGGGAGCTCTGTGACAGCGAGGCCTCTTGCGTCGCCAAAGAACTAGAGTCAAAACGAAATTTCACGTTTCCGCCATTAGCGATGAGTGACGCAATTAAAAGTGTTTGCAATAATCCCACGCAAGTTCTTAACAAAGAGGACACAGAAACTCTTCGTAAAAACTTTCTGTTGAATTCTGAAAAAGTTGAGTACAGCAAAATGCTAGCTTGCGCTTACCGCAATGAAGGCTATTCCATCAATGCTGATTACTATGAGAACATGGCCCTGATCCGCACCTCACCAGCAAAACTTCAGGATAAAATTCGCATTCAGGCTGGCGAAGCCGTCATTCATAACTATTCAGAAAGTGCTGCCCTTCGAGATTTGAACCTTTTAGATGCCAACTTCAAAAAAGCCTTACAGACGGCGATCAAACAAGACACCGGCCTAGGGCGCTTTAATGCGGAGATTTATCTGAACCGCCTTAAAAGCATTAAACCTATCCAGCTTCCAGCTTATGTTCCTTAG
- a CDS encoding OsmC family protein, with the protein MRAKVHRIDGHHFKFEVRGMQGDIDVAAPEVKAQGPSPKELILAALCGCTGTDIIDLMAKFKVTYESLELEARAGLTDKHPKIFNRIDLTYSVKGSEIDATQVVEAVKRSTHQYSGTAAMLSKAVPIFYTVQVNGETVATDQAQFA; encoded by the coding sequence ATGCGAGCAAAGGTCCACAGAATAGATGGTCATCATTTCAAGTTTGAAGTTCGCGGCATGCAGGGAGATATTGATGTTGCTGCCCCTGAAGTAAAAGCACAAGGCCCCAGTCCCAAGGAACTCATACTCGCTGCACTTTGTGGTTGCACAGGAACCGACATCATCGACCTGATGGCCAAATTCAAAGTGACTTATGAAAGTTTGGAATTGGAAGCGCGTGCAGGCTTAACCGACAAACACCCAAAGATCTTCAACCGCATTGACTTAACTTATTCTGTCAAAGGTTCTGAGATAGACGCAACTCAGGTTGTTGAAGCTGTGAAACGTTCGACTCATCAATATAGCGGGACGGCAGCCATGTTATCAAAAGCAGTTCCTATCTTTTACACCGTGCAAGTAAATGGCGAAACCGTCGCCACTGATCAAGCACAATTCGCCTAG
- a CDS encoding aldehyde dehydrogenase family protein → MTYDLPAFPGIPQINGRILINGEIREQGYERQPVFSTCTDDGKPQQIGTTPHVSADVLREAVEGASQAWAKGLGDWSTSRMEDRINAVIAFRNGMLEQRELICRLLMWEIGKNWADSQGEFDRTIQYIDDTVNEVKNMDREASRFQFSGGVMAQIRRAPLGVTLCMGPFNYPLNETFTTLIPALIMGNTVVVKLARYGQLLWEPLLEPFQKAFPKGVVNIINGLGREIVNPVVKDGKIDVLAFIGTSRVANQIKVSHPQPFRFRSILSLEAKNPAIILEDADLDNAVNECVRGALSFNGQRCTALKMIFVHKKISAEFTKKLVQKVNSMVPGMPWDKGVSITPLPDPEKPKYLQGLIDDAVAKGAKLANPEQGGKLKGNIFFPAILANVPLTARAAIEEQFGPVIPLAEYESFKEIEEYILNSPYGNQASVFGQDATNMGQMIDRLSNQVCRININSQCQRGPDVYPFTGRKNSAEGTLSVYDALRSFSIRCMVAAKQDQAGRKVIQGILHQDSSKFLSTNVVL, encoded by the coding sequence ATGACTTACGATCTTCCTGCATTCCCCGGTATTCCTCAAATTAACGGCCGAATCCTGATTAACGGCGAAATTCGTGAACAAGGATATGAAAGACAACCCGTGTTTTCAACTTGCACAGATGACGGGAAACCCCAACAGATAGGGACTACACCTCATGTCAGTGCGGATGTCTTGCGTGAAGCAGTCGAGGGCGCCTCCCAAGCCTGGGCAAAGGGGCTTGGCGATTGGTCCACGTCTCGTATGGAGGATCGAATTAACGCCGTCATCGCATTTAGAAACGGAATGCTTGAACAACGCGAACTCATCTGCCGCTTGCTAATGTGGGAGATTGGTAAAAACTGGGCAGACTCCCAAGGGGAGTTTGATCGGACCATTCAGTACATCGATGATACGGTGAATGAAGTAAAAAACATGGACCGCGAAGCAAGTCGCTTTCAATTTTCTGGGGGAGTCATGGCGCAAATTCGCAGAGCGCCCCTGGGAGTGACTTTGTGCATGGGTCCTTTTAACTATCCTTTGAATGAAACATTCACGACTCTGATTCCTGCTTTGATTATGGGGAATACAGTAGTGGTGAAGCTTGCCCGCTATGGACAGCTCTTGTGGGAGCCTCTGCTTGAACCTTTTCAGAAAGCTTTTCCTAAAGGCGTCGTCAACATCATCAACGGATTGGGTCGCGAAATTGTAAATCCAGTGGTTAAAGATGGTAAAATTGATGTCTTGGCCTTTATCGGAACCAGCCGAGTGGCAAATCAAATTAAGGTTTCCCATCCTCAGCCTTTCCGTTTCCGCAGTATCTTAAGTTTGGAAGCAAAAAATCCTGCGATTATTTTGGAAGATGCTGATTTAGATAATGCTGTGAATGAATGTGTGCGTGGAGCTTTGTCTTTCAACGGGCAGCGCTGTACAGCTCTAAAAATGATCTTCGTGCATAAAAAGATTTCAGCTGAGTTCACTAAAAAACTTGTGCAGAAGGTGAATAGCATGGTGCCCGGCATGCCGTGGGATAAAGGCGTTTCCATCACACCACTTCCTGATCCAGAAAAACCAAAATATCTGCAAGGGCTGATTGATGATGCGGTTGCAAAAGGCGCAAAGCTAGCCAATCCCGAACAAGGTGGAAAGCTTAAAGGGAATATTTTCTTCCCAGCGATCTTAGCAAATGTTCCTTTGACGGCCCGAGCTGCCATCGAAGAACAATTCGGTCCCGTGATTCCTTTAGCAGAATACGAAAGCTTTAAAGAAATCGAAGAATATATTCTGAATTCTCCTTACGGCAATCAAGCCAGCGTCTTTGGTCAGGATGCAACGAATATGGGGCAAATGATTGATCGCTTGAGCAATCAAGTTTGTCGCATCAACATCAACAGCCAGTGTCAACGTGGACCCGATGTCTATCCTTTCACAGGTCGCAAGAATTCTGCTGAAGGGACTTTAAGTGTTTACGATGCTCTTCGTTCTTTCAGTATTCGCTGCATGGTTGCGGCGAAACAAGATCAGGCAGGCCGCAAGGTGATCCAAGGAATTTTGCATCAGGATAGTTCCAAGTTCTTATCAACAAACGTTGTGCTTTAA
- a CDS encoding calcium:proton antiporter — protein MFNLSNLRLVTSWGSVLLYFLVLSSWMDTVTSPAMLMVLFTLFFAVILWSAFGVVHEAEELAELMGEPYGTLILTLSIVVIEVALVAAVMLGSNAAPTMGRDTMFSVLMIVMNGVVGLGLFIGGLKHREQSYNLQGAASYLSVLIPLTCIALILPNFTTSTESGTLSFWQSTYFSIFSIALYGVFLITQTGRHRAFYVHQIEGKVDEDIDAPRPPMNWSKMKIHVTLLLANILPIVLLSKGLAKILDAEIKALNLPLALGGVVVAAIVFAPEGISALRAVARNDLQRTINLCLGAATSTVGLTVPVILAIASFTGQKVVLGLAPREVTLLGMTLILSTLTFSNRRTTMLEGTVHLVLFFVFLVLVFNP, from the coding sequence GTGTTTAATCTTTCAAATCTCCGTTTAGTAACTTCATGGGGCTCGGTCCTTTTATACTTCCTTGTTCTTTCTAGTTGGATGGACACCGTTACCTCGCCTGCGATGTTAATGGTTCTCTTTACATTATTCTTTGCAGTGATTTTGTGGTCTGCCTTTGGCGTTGTTCACGAGGCCGAAGAACTTGCGGAGCTCATGGGCGAGCCTTATGGCACTTTGATTCTGACATTATCAATCGTCGTGATCGAAGTGGCCTTGGTCGCCGCCGTCATGCTTGGTTCAAACGCAGCCCCTACAATGGGGCGTGATACGATGTTCTCGGTTCTAATGATCGTTATGAATGGCGTTGTAGGGCTTGGGTTATTCATCGGTGGTCTTAAACACCGCGAGCAATCCTACAACCTTCAGGGAGCAGCTTCCTATTTGTCTGTGTTAATTCCATTAACCTGTATCGCATTGATCTTGCCCAACTTCACTACATCTACTGAATCTGGGACATTGTCGTTTTGGCAGTCTACGTACTTTTCAATTTTCTCGATCGCATTGTATGGCGTTTTCTTGATTACGCAGACAGGTCGGCACCGTGCTTTCTATGTTCATCAGATCGAGGGGAAAGTCGACGAAGACATAGATGCTCCACGGCCCCCGATGAATTGGTCCAAAATGAAAATCCACGTAACTTTGCTGTTAGCGAATATCTTGCCGATAGTATTGTTATCAAAGGGGCTCGCAAAAATCTTGGACGCTGAAATCAAAGCCTTGAACTTGCCATTAGCTCTGGGCGGGGTGGTTGTTGCTGCCATCGTATTTGCACCAGAAGGTATCAGCGCCTTGCGTGCGGTTGCGCGTAACGACCTCCAACGCACTATCAACCTGTGCTTAGGAGCTGCGACATCCACAGTCGGTCTCACAGTTCCAGTGATCCTTGCGATCGCATCGTTCACAGGTCAAAAAGTTGTTCTGGGACTTGCACCCCGAGAAGTCACGTTGTTGGGGATGACACTCATCCTAAGTACTCTGACGTTTTCGAATAGAAGAACCACAATGCTTGAAGGAACAGTTCACTTGGTTCTGTTTTTTGTGTTCTTAGTTCTGGTATTCAATCCGTAA
- a CDS encoding glutamate-5-semialdehyde dehydrogenase: MNSQNDLMLADLKKAAREQRKLESAIKNKALLKIAEKLSHASSDIIAANKKDLEALAADTAAAFRDRLTLNPERIDGMIESLKQVAALPDPVGEMIDKQTLKNGLLLKKVRAPLGVIFMIFESRPNVILEAFSLAFKSGNVILLRGGSESKHSASAIYKLMRDSLAEVGFKFIPFHGVEDYDRGLVEQLLKRKDMIDIVVPRGGDKLIDFVQRTALMPIIKNDRGMCHTFVDEDADLTMAAKIVANAKTQRPGVCNALETVLVHEKVAAQFLPLLYAETDSKKLQWHADSASLFILKNHERVSSAKPEDWDTEYLDLIINCRVVSGIDEAMAHIEKHGSKHSEAIITKSEVHARLFQQEIDAAAVYWNASTRFTDGFEFGLGGELGISTQKLHVRGPVGLRELTNARWLIDGTGQTRG, encoded by the coding sequence ATGAACTCGCAAAATGATTTGATGTTGGCTGATTTAAAAAAGGCCGCTCGCGAGCAACGAAAGCTTGAGAGTGCGATTAAAAATAAAGCTCTTTTAAAAATTGCCGAAAAACTTTCCCATGCTTCGAGTGACATTATTGCTGCGAACAAAAAAGATCTGGAGGCGTTAGCTGCAGACACTGCAGCTGCATTTCGTGATCGCCTGACTTTAAATCCAGAGCGTATCGATGGAATGATTGAAAGCCTTAAGCAAGTTGCGGCCCTGCCCGATCCTGTTGGAGAGATGATCGATAAGCAAACTTTGAAAAATGGATTATTACTTAAAAAGGTTCGCGCCCCCTTGGGTGTGATCTTTATGATCTTTGAATCACGTCCAAATGTAATTCTGGAAGCATTTTCATTAGCGTTTAAGTCTGGCAATGTGATTTTGCTTCGTGGTGGGTCTGAGTCTAAACACTCAGCCTCTGCGATTTACAAATTGATGCGTGATTCTTTGGCTGAGGTGGGCTTTAAGTTCATTCCATTTCATGGTGTGGAAGATTATGACCGGGGCTTGGTCGAGCAGCTTTTAAAGCGCAAGGACATGATCGATATCGTGGTTCCTCGCGGTGGGGATAAGCTGATTGATTTCGTTCAGCGAACGGCGCTAATGCCAATTATTAAGAATGACCGTGGCATGTGCCATACATTTGTAGACGAAGACGCTGATTTAACAATGGCGGCAAAAATCGTGGCGAACGCCAAAACTCAACGTCCTGGCGTATGCAATGCCCTAGAGACAGTTTTAGTTCATGAAAAAGTGGCCGCTCAGTTTTTGCCGTTGCTGTATGCGGAGACCGACTCTAAGAAACTTCAGTGGCATGCGGACAGCGCTTCATTGTTCATCTTGAAAAATCACGAACGCGTCAGCTCTGCAAAGCCTGAAGACTGGGACACGGAGTACTTGGACTTGATCATAAATTGCCGAGTGGTTTCTGGCATCGACGAAGCCATGGCCCACATCGAAAAACACGGCAGTAAACATTCAGAAGCGATCATCACGAAATCTGAAGTTCACGCTCGTTTATTCCAACAGGAAATCGACGCCGCCGCCGTTTACTGGAACGCCTCCACCCGCTTCACTGACGGCTTTGAATTCGGCCTAGGCGGAGAACTCGGTATCAGCACCCAGAAGCTGCACGTGCGCGGCCCCGTGGGCTTGCGTGAGTTAACCAACGCACGCTGGCTCATAGATGGCACAGGCCAAACCCGCGGATAA
- the proB gene encoding glutamate 5-kinase, with amino-acid sequence MAKKNRRWVIKAGSKMVCDGGPLLMRAWMLQVAQLKKKHNIDVIWVTSGAIAWAVARTNFKSTKRTLPQKQALSAIGQPLVMDQYVLALQSANLLGSQVLLTAGDMKDPVRRKNLQNTLSELVKMKVIPILNENDAVATEEIKFGDNDSLAAKVAVMMKAERVVLMTDVEGLFDSDPNKNPDATLVRYRPKVGKAEFALADRKSISKVGTGGMYSKLLAAETAGKNKIITHLVKGDIPNNLLHIAQGTSIGTQFGGRHELAK; translated from the coding sequence ATGGCTAAAAAAAATAGACGTTGGGTGATTAAAGCTGGAAGTAAAATGGTCTGTGATGGCGGTCCGCTGCTTATGCGCGCTTGGATGCTGCAGGTAGCTCAGCTTAAGAAAAAACATAACATCGACGTGATTTGGGTGACTTCGGGAGCCATTGCCTGGGCCGTGGCTCGTACCAACTTTAAATCTACAAAGCGAACGCTGCCCCAAAAACAAGCTTTAAGCGCCATCGGTCAACCGTTGGTCATGGACCAGTACGTTTTGGCTTTGCAATCCGCGAACCTTTTGGGATCGCAAGTTTTGTTAACTGCTGGAGATATGAAAGATCCGGTTCGCCGTAAGAATTTGCAAAATACTTTGAGTGAATTAGTTAAAATGAAAGTCATCCCTATCTTAAACGAAAACGATGCGGTAGCGACGGAAGAGATCAAGTTCGGTGATAATGACTCATTGGCTGCGAAAGTGGCTGTGATGATGAAGGCGGAGCGTGTCGTGCTGATGACGGATGTGGAAGGACTGTTTGATTCTGATCCGAATAAAAATCCTGATGCGACACTGGTGCGTTATCGTCCAAAGGTTGGCAAGGCTGAATTCGCGTTAGCCGATCGCAAGTCCATTTCCAAAGTCGGCACGGGTGGAATGTATTCAAAATTACTCGCGGCAGAAACTGCTGGAAAAAATAAAATTATCACTCATCTGGTGAAGGGCGACATCCCAAACAACTTACTGCACATCGCACAAGGCACAAGTATTGGAACTCAATTCGGAGGTCGCCATGAACTCGCAAAATGA
- a CDS encoding pyroglutamyl-peptidase I has translation MKRILLTGFEPFGDQVINPSERLANKLSRTVNGIDQLILPVNFDSAFQTLQKHFESSGSFDVIVMLGQAAGRRHICLERFAHNWMENRKADKTNPVVPAQRILENQPDAVMTSLPVESLRDSLNTWLENDPVSVSLSAGNYVCNNLYFKVLTNIKNTPAVFIHVPLLPEQLKDGETFPTMEFDTQLLVLTAILETLKK, from the coding sequence ATGAAGCGAATCCTGCTAACCGGCTTTGAACCCTTTGGGGATCAGGTCATTAATCCCTCTGAAAGATTGGCCAATAAACTTTCCCGTACAGTGAACGGGATCGATCAGCTTATCTTGCCGGTCAACTTCGATTCTGCATTTCAGACTTTGCAAAAGCACTTTGAAAGCAGCGGGTCCTTTGACGTGATTGTGATGCTCGGGCAAGCCGCGGGCCGCAGACATATCTGCCTGGAACGATTTGCTCACAACTGGATGGAAAACAGAAAAGCCGATAAAACAAACCCCGTTGTTCCAGCTCAAAGGATTTTAGAAAATCAACCCGATGCAGTGATGACATCCCTACCGGTTGAAAGCCTGCGCGATTCCTTAAACACATGGTTAGAAAATGATCCTGTCAGCGTTTCACTCTCCGCAGGGAACTATGTTTGCAATAACCTTTATTTTAAAGTTCTAACCAATATCAAAAACACTCCCGCTGTTTTCATCCATGTACCCTTACTTCCTGAACAACTTAAGGATGGAGAGACTTTTCCAACCATGGAGTTCGACACTCAGTTACTCGTTTTAACAGCTATCCTTGAAACTCTGAAAAAATAG